A portion of the Streptococcus urinalis 2285-97 genome contains these proteins:
- a CDS encoding Ig-like domain-containing protein, producing the protein MSQTNSVSLSHSEETSTSVSMSTSATSTNTEIKSQTSLASTQSSESTNATSTATSTSAISLVRPKIRVAAVTGQVNNDLVTVTSATVKDSGYTEEDNDKGVDDGTVYPHEGEPLEYTAKFTIDNKATTGDKFTFTYSPYTVPSDFDMANWTPTDIKDASGEVIATGTWDASTKTVTYTFTSYVDKYQDVVASVDFYSYIDRATVPNNLDNTNITFTLAGESASKTENITYGKPTVYGTSSIQTVFNEVDTTNNTVEQIIYINTNNAYSGATAYNNILSIYGGLLQNGTIVENGSETVNNTSTIEIYEAGNGSTLPKSMKITDYSNFKKVDSDTIASNSTYYSDRVDIDFGDINTAYVIRVVSSYDANSTDNLVQSANMYSRDASGTVFNYYNTEASNYIVTSEDTSGGSGTEVTYKSGDYVWYDTNHDGLQTNGETPAAGVQVTIEYPDGTQKTVLTDYKGHYEFDGLTDNTTYTISFTKHNGYDFTTTNVGSDTSTDSDGSSVTFTIKVSNDMTLDAGLVQIPSESNSDSTSEESSSESTSKSLSTVISESVSTSEHSSSLSASESLSTVISESTSLSSSLSGSESLSESTITLTSLSSSESVSQSLSDSVSVSDSESASESASVSASTSASVSVSESASASESTSVSMSQSITESTSISTTESTSTSTSESVQTSISESSSQSVVGSESTSKNPANTSLPHMGDDHSASLVSGLGLVATKRKKKNQK; encoded by the coding sequence TTGAGTCAAACAAACTCAGTCTCATTATCTCATTCAGAAGAAACAAGTACTTCAGTGTCAATGAGCACATCTGCAACATCGACAAATACAGAAATAAAAAGTCAAACAAGTCTCGCGAGTACACAAAGTAGTGAAAGTACAAACGCCACTTCAACAGCAACTTCAACGAGTGCAATATCACTTGTAAGACCTAAGATTCGTGTTGCTGCAGTTACTGGTCAAGTTAATAATGATCTTGTGACAGTTACATCAGCAACAGTTAAAGATTCAGGTTATACTGAAGAAGATAATGATAAAGGTGTTGATGATGGCACTGTTTACCCTCATGAGGGGGAACCTTTAGAGTATACTGCCAAATTTACAATTGATAACAAAGCAACTACTGGAGATAAGTTCACATTTACTTATAGCCCATATACAGTTCCATCAGATTTTGATATGGCAAACTGGACACCTACAGATATAAAAGACGCCTCTGGAGAAGTTATTGCTACAGGAACTTGGGATGCTTCAACAAAAACGGTAACCTACACATTTACGTCATATGTTGATAAATATCAAGACGTCGTTGCCTCTGTAGATTTTTATTCTTATATTGATAGAGCTACTGTACCTAATAATTTAGACAATACAAATATTACTTTTACGCTTGCTGGTGAATCTGCTTCAAAAACAGAAAATATTACATATGGAAAACCAACAGTTTATGGAACATCTAGCATTCAAACAGTTTTTAATGAGGTAGATACAACTAATAATACAGTAGAACAAATTATTTATATTAATACTAACAATGCTTATTCTGGAGCAACTGCTTATAATAATATCCTTTCCATTTATGGAGGACTATTGCAAAATGGGACTATTGTTGAAAATGGTAGCGAAACAGTAAATAATACCTCAACTATAGAAATATATGAAGCAGGTAATGGCTCTACTTTACCTAAGAGCATGAAGATTACTGATTATAGTAACTTTAAAAAAGTGGATAGTGATACAATTGCTTCAAATTCTACTTATTACAGTGACCGAGTTGATATTGATTTTGGGGATATCAATACGGCATATGTCATAAGAGTTGTTTCGTCATATGATGCAAATTCTACTGATAATCTCGTTCAATCAGCAAATATGTATTCTAGAGATGCATCAGGAACGGTCTTCAATTATTATAATACTGAAGCAAGTAACTATATTGTAACCTCAGAAGATACCTCAGGAGGTAGTGGTACAGAAGTTACCTATAAATCAGGTGATTACGTTTGGTATGATACTAATCATGATGGTCTTCAAACAAATGGTGAAACTCCAGCAGCTGGAGTACAAGTTACAATAGAATATCCAGATGGGACACAAAAAACGGTCTTAACTGATTATAAGGGACATTATGAGTTTGATGGCTTAACTGATAATACAACTTACACCATTTCATTTACAAAACATAATGGTTATGATTTTACAACAACAAATGTTGGAAGTGATACAAGTACTGATTCAGATGGTTCGTCAGTTACATTTACAATTAAAGTGTCAAATGATATGACTTTGGATGCTGGTTTAGTTCAAATTCCTTCAGAAAGTAACAGTGATTCAACATCAGAAGAAAGCTCTTCAGAAAGTACTAGTAAATCACTATCAACTGTAATATCAGAATCTGTATCAACCTCAGAACACAGTTCATCATTGAGTGCCAGTGAGTCACTATCAACAGTTATATCAGAATCAACTTCATTGAGCAGTTCTTTAAGTGGCAGTGAGTCATTATCAGAGTCAACCATTACCTTAACTTCATTAAGTAGTTCAGAGAGTGTGAGCCAATCATTATCTGATTCAGTTAGTGTTTCTGACTCAGAAAGTGCTAGTGAGTCTGCTTCAGTTTCAGCAAGTACTTCAGCATCAGTAAGCGTCTCAGAATCAGCTTCAGCAAGTGAAAGTACCTCAGTATCTATGAGTCAATCAATAACTGAGTCTACATCAATTTCTACGACAGAAAGTACCTCAACATCTACAAGTGAAAGCGTGCAAACTTCAATTTCAGAAAGTTCTAGTCAATCAGTTGTTGGGTCTGAATCAACTAGTAAAAATCCTGCAAATACATCTTTACCACATATGGGTGATGATCATTCAGCAAGTTTGGTATCAGGTCTTGGTCTTGTAGCTACGAAACGTAAAAAGAAAAATCAAAAATAG
- the secY2 gene encoding accessory Sec system protein translocase subunit SecY2: MSTFLKHHLLVKKIGFTFFLILIFLLGRQIPLPGVDVNAYLGSENSFIRTTSSLTGGNLSQIGLFSLGLGPWMSAMILMRLLTLGRDSQQLSPKALSFRQNSLMLVVAIIQALGICISLKYKSGQPLNFAMVIVPAIVLIGGSFIIAWLGNINSMHGLGGPAILVVVSMMVTQFQHIPLMVDLFNNGYALAIIVLMGWSFISMFFIVFLEHSEYRVPVMRISIHNRLVDKAYLPIKVNASGGMPLMYVYTFLMLPQYFIMLFAYFYPNNHRLQAWSLIFNTYNIWGIFIFSILLFVLAIAFSLINIDPTKLAEDMRNAGDYIPDIEPGKETQLYLRHLGRFFGVFSGFFLVIMCVLPLLLTLGNTRLQSIAQLTGIVMMMTGILLSVIEEIKTARLRSRYKPLFSQDN; the protein is encoded by the coding sequence ATGTCAACTTTTTTGAAACACCATTTACTTGTCAAAAAAATTGGATTTACTTTCTTTCTGATTTTGATATTTCTTTTAGGGAGACAGATTCCTCTTCCAGGGGTTGATGTAAATGCTTATCTAGGAAGTGAAAATAGCTTCATCAGGACAACAAGTAGTTTAACAGGTGGTAATCTCTCTCAAATTGGACTTTTTTCTTTAGGTCTTGGTCCATGGATGTCTGCTATGATTTTGATGAGACTCTTAACACTTGGTCGAGATTCCCAACAATTGTCACCAAAAGCTTTAAGTTTTAGACAAAATAGTTTAATGCTTGTTGTTGCAATCATACAAGCTCTAGGTATCTGTATTTCATTAAAATATAAAAGTGGGCAGCCTTTAAATTTTGCTATGGTAATTGTACCAGCTATTGTCTTAATTGGCGGATCTTTTATCATAGCATGGTTAGGCAATATTAATAGTATGCATGGGCTAGGTGGTCCAGCTATATTAGTCGTTGTTAGTATGATGGTAACTCAATTTCAACATATTCCGTTAATGGTAGATTTATTTAATAATGGATATGCATTGGCTATTATTGTCTTAATGGGTTGGTCTTTCATTTCAATGTTCTTTATTGTGTTTTTAGAACATTCAGAGTACAGGGTTCCGGTAATGCGGATTTCAATTCATAATAGATTAGTTGATAAAGCTTATCTCCCAATTAAAGTGAATGCTTCTGGAGGAATGCCACTAATGTATGTCTATACTTTTTTAATGTTGCCACAATACTTTATCATGTTATTTGCTTATTTTTACCCAAATAATCATCGACTGCAAGCTTGGTCGTTAATCTTTAACACCTATAATATTTGGGGAATATTCATTTTTTCAATTTTACTCTTTGTCTTAGCAATCGCTTTTTCCTTGATTAATATAGATCCTACAAAACTCGCTGAGGATATGAGGAATGCTGGTGACTATATTCCAGATATAGAACCAGGAAAAGAAACGCAATTATATTTAAGACATCTTGGAAGGTTTTTTGGTGTTTTTAGTGGTTTCTTTTTGGTTATCATGTGTGTATTACCTCTACTTTTGACATTGGGCAATACAAGATTGCAATCAATTGCTCAATTGACAGGAATTGTCATGATGATGACGGGGATTTTATTATCAGTAATTGAAGAAATCAAAACAGCTAGACTACGCAGTCGATACAAACCACTCTTTAGTCAAGATAATTAG
- a CDS encoding KxYKxGKxW signal peptide domain-containing protein, translating to MFRKSIKIADSSSRVKMHKSGKNWVKILMSQFHLLNAIKGIADSEKKHL from the coding sequence ATGTTTAGAAAGTCGATTAAAATAGCAGATTCTAGCAGCCGTGTAAAAATGCATAAATCAGGAAAAAATTGGGTCAAAATTTTAATGTCTCAATTTCATTTGTTAAATGCTATCAAAGGAATCGCTGACTCAGAAAAAAAACACTTATGA
- a CDS encoding Ig-like domain-containing protein: protein MAITTGTVLGGAAISNLVVEADTNTETLVGSDSVAISTTESAMSSNVTSDSENTVSSSRVVNLWTNSTSNTSLASETSESQSTQSETNSMSTSESQSNSETNSQSIATVQLFAATAADATNTGNDVSSSVTSLTLNDVSQNHQTSEIQNGTTYNNDRRSPGTSFDFTFKKDSVSAGDYVTFTLSDTINAAGITTSKIVIPPLTLPDGTQIAEGVYDSSKNTITYTFNNNVAGKTDISAGGHISIYFDQKNVPTNQDNVNISVTSGTKIASKTVNVTYDSGNTDPNETQAGADYTVDSRVIAVNHDTGNVKYITQVNAPDVSFNQVLDPSTSYKTVIGNATDQDALKTGILTEDDLATRAQVDMSNATYKIYKVSDASKLVPGMVQDYSDTSLFTDVTDSIDSKIVNGNIEITWPSKMSDAYVVVVDGTMKGTQKTGKDSVALISTFGKYKTYTNQMRDGSGYTFATKFDDNSASANADSTSTSTSNSTSESGSTSDSTSGSGSSSESDSTSNSTSDSGSSSESGSTSDSTSNSGSSSESGSTSDSTSDSGSSSESGSTSDSTSNSGSSSESDSTSASSSESSSQVFVSSESTSQTPHKGSTSLPRTGDDHSASMAAGLGIGLVGLGLTVAKRKTNKSE, encoded by the coding sequence GTGGCAATAACGACAGGGACAGTTTTAGGTGGTGCAGCTATTTCAAACTTAGTTGTTGAAGCAGACACTAATACAGAAACTCTTGTAGGGTCAGATTCTGTAGCTATTTCAACAACAGAAAGTGCAATGTCATCAAACGTCACATCTGATAGTGAAAATACTGTATCATCTTCAAGAGTAGTCAATCTTTGGACTAATAGCACTTCTAATACTTCCTTAGCCTCAGAAACTAGTGAATCTCAATCTACTCAATCAGAAACTAATTCAATGTCTACTTCTGAATCACAAAGCAATTCAGAAACAAATAGTCAATCAATAGCAACAGTTCAACTATTTGCAGCAACAGCGGCAGATGCAACTAATACTGGAAATGATGTTTCATCTAGTGTAACTTCATTAACATTGAATGATGTGTCACAAAATCATCAAACAAGTGAGATTCAAAATGGAACAACTTATAATAATGACAGAAGATCTCCGGGCACTAGTTTTGATTTCACCTTTAAAAAAGATTCCGTTTCAGCAGGAGATTATGTAACATTTACATTGTCAGATACCATAAATGCAGCTGGGATAACAACATCTAAAATTGTCATACCGCCACTTACTTTGCCAGATGGAACACAGATTGCTGAAGGTGTATATGATTCAAGTAAAAATACCATTACTTATACATTTAATAATAATGTAGCAGGAAAAACAGATATTTCTGCGGGTGGTCATATCAGTATATATTTTGACCAAAAAAATGTACCAACTAATCAAGATAATGTTAATATTTCAGTGACTTCTGGAACAAAAATAGCAAGTAAGACTGTTAATGTTACTTATGATTCTGGGAATACAGACCCTAATGAAACTCAAGCAGGTGCAGATTATACTGTTGATTCTCGCGTCATTGCTGTAAATCATGATACAGGAAATGTTAAATACATTACTCAAGTTAATGCACCAGATGTTAGTTTTAATCAAGTGTTGGATCCATCAACCTCCTATAAAACAGTTATTGGAAATGCAACAGATCAAGACGCGTTAAAAACTGGAATATTAACAGAAGATGATTTGGCTACAAGAGCTCAAGTTGATATGAGTAATGCAACTTATAAGATATACAAAGTGTCAGATGCTTCAAAATTAGTTCCAGGTATGGTTCAAGATTATAGTGACACTAGTCTATTTACAGATGTTACTGACAGTATTGACTCAAAAATAGTCAATGGAAATATAGAAATAACATGGCCATCTAAAATGAGTGATGCTTATGTGGTTGTAGTAGATGGAACAATGAAAGGAACTCAAAAAACTGGAAAAGATTCTGTCGCCTTAATATCAACTTTTGGCAAATACAAAACTTATACTAACCAAATGAGAGATGGCTCAGGTTATACATTTGCTACAAAATTTGATGACAATTCAGCATCAGCAAATGCTGATAGTACCTCAACAAGTACAAGTAATAGTACTTCAGAATCAGGAAGTACCTCAGATTCAACCAGTGGTTCAGGCTCAAGTTCAGAATCAGATAGCACTTCAAATTCAACCAGTGACTCAGGCTCAAGCTCAGAATCAGGAAGTACCTCAGATTCAACAAGTAACTCAGGCTCAAGTTCAGAGTCAGGAAGTACTTCAGACTCAACCAGTGACTCAGGCTCAAGCTCAGAATCAGGAAGTACCTCAGATTCAACAAGTAACTCAGGCTCAAGTTCAGAGTCAGATAGCACTTCAGCATCATCATCAGAAAGTTCAAGTCAAGTATTTGTAAGTTCAGAATCAACAAGTCAAACACCACATAAAGGCAGCACAAGTCTACCTCGAACTGGTGATGACCATTCAGCAAGTATGGCAGCTGGCTTAGGTATTGGTCTCGTTGGCTTAGGATTAACAGTAGCAAAACGTAAAACTAACAAATCAGAATAA
- a CDS encoding accessory Sec-dependent serine-rich glycoprotein adhesin: MKNKQFGTAVTVSDSSSRVKMHKSGKHWVRTLMSHFHILKNMRGSSEMLTKSHIVLDEKPETLSVRDLSVLKGLIAASTITGAAVVTTTAVEAEDTTNATLVNTDSVTISTTESTS; the protein is encoded by the coding sequence ATGAAAAATAAACAATTTGGTACAGCTGTTACTGTGAGTGATAGTAGTAGTCGTGTTAAGATGCACAAATCTGGAAAACATTGGGTAAGAACACTAATGTCTCATTTTCATATTCTAAAAAATATGAGAGGTAGTTCAGAAATGCTTACAAAATCTCATATTGTCTTAGATGAAAAACCTGAAACACTATCTGTTCGTGATTTATCAGTCCTTAAAGGATTAATTGCAGCTAGTACAATAACAGGAGCAGCTGTTGTCACAACGACTGCAGTTGAAGCTGAAGACACGACTAATGCAACATTAGTCAATACAGATAGCGTTACAATTTCAACTACTGAGAGCACAAGCTAA
- the der gene encoding ribosome biogenesis GTPase Der, whose amino-acid sequence MALPTVAIVGRPNVGKSTLFNRVAGERISIVEDVEGVTRDRIYTMGEWLNRKFSLIDTGGIDDVDAPFMEQIKHQAQIAMDEADVIVFVVSGKEGVTDADEYVSKMLYRTQKPVILAVNKVDNPEMRNDIYDFYSLGLGDPFALSSVHGIGTGDLLDAIVANLPEEAEDDNPDIIKFSLIGRPNVGKSSLINAILGEDRVIASPIAGTTRDAIDTHFTDKEGQEYLMIDTAGMRKSGKVYENTEKYSVMRSMRAIDRSDVVLLVINAEEGIREYDKRIAGFAHDAGKGIIIVVNKWDTLAKDNRTVSKWETVIRDQFQFLAYAPIVFVSAVTKQRLHKLPEMIKRISESQNKRISSAVLNDVIMDAVAINPTPTDKGKRLKIFYATQVSVKPPTFVIFVNEEELMHFSYLRFLENQIRSAFTFEGTPIHLIARKRK is encoded by the coding sequence ATGGCCTTACCAACAGTTGCCATAGTGGGTCGTCCAAATGTGGGGAAGTCGACCTTATTTAACCGGGTTGCAGGTGAACGTATCTCCATCGTTGAAGATGTTGAAGGTGTGACACGCGATAGGATTTATACCATGGGTGAGTGGTTAAATCGCAAATTTTCATTGATTGATACAGGTGGTATTGATGATGTGGATGCCCCTTTTATGGAACAAATTAAACATCAAGCTCAAATAGCAATGGATGAAGCAGATGTCATTGTTTTTGTGGTTTCTGGTAAAGAAGGTGTCACAGATGCTGATGAGTACGTCTCAAAAATGCTATATAGAACTCAAAAGCCTGTTATTCTAGCAGTAAATAAAGTCGATAATCCAGAGATGAGAAATGATATTTACGATTTTTATTCACTAGGTTTGGGAGACCCATTTGCACTTTCATCAGTTCATGGAATTGGGACAGGTGACCTTCTAGATGCTATTGTAGCTAACCTTCCAGAAGAAGCTGAGGATGATAATCCAGATATTATCAAATTTAGTCTTATTGGTCGTCCAAATGTCGGAAAATCAAGCTTAATCAATGCTATTTTAGGGGAAGATCGTGTTATCGCAAGTCCAATTGCTGGGACGACTCGTGATGCTATTGATACTCATTTTACTGATAAAGAAGGTCAAGAATACCTGATGATTGATACGGCTGGTATGCGTAAATCAGGAAAAGTATATGAAAATACTGAAAAATATTCTGTTATGCGCTCGATGAGAGCCATTGATCGATCAGATGTTGTCTTATTAGTCATTAATGCGGAAGAGGGAATTCGTGAGTATGATAAACGAATTGCCGGTTTTGCTCATGATGCTGGAAAAGGGATTATCATTGTCGTTAATAAGTGGGATACTTTAGCAAAAGATAATCGCACAGTTTCTAAATGGGAAACAGTTATCAGAGATCAATTTCAGTTTTTGGCATATGCACCAATTGTTTTTGTTTCTGCTGTTACAAAACAACGATTACACAAATTACCAGAGATGATAAAACGCATCAGTGAGAGTCAAAATAAACGGATATCATCAGCGGTACTGAATGACGTAATCATGGATGCTGTCGCAATCAACCCAACACCAACTGATAAAGGAAAACGTTTAAAGATCTTCTATGCGACACAAGTCTCGGTTAAACCACCAACTTTTGTTATTTTCGTCAATGAAGAAGAACTAATGCATTTTTCTTATCTCAGATTCTTAGAAAATCAAATAAGATCTGCTTTTACTTTTGAAGGCACACCAATTCATTTGATAGCAAGAAAACGAAAATAG
- a CDS encoding sugar transferase produces MKVHITNLYGQAATSVALIAQNMVAEIAKNLGYREIGIYSYPVHTDTDAELSKRVDGMLAAVSNGDVVIVQSPSWNSTEFDDYVVNKLKSYKDIKVILFIHDIIPLMFKSNEYLIDKTIETYNKADLLILPSKKMETELRRWGLKTKKILIQHLWDHPTQLWLDIPPYAKKCHFTGSSERFTFVKDWRYSNPLFYYGLDQFDYSDLNVSHQGWKSDTELLQTLAHEGGLGLVWSQKSDVDYYEWNASYKLSTYLAAGLPVIVQDNLSNHEWISRNGLGMVVSSLEEANERLEQLSPEEYQVMCKHVQFFRPLVTQGYFSRKVLTDAVFEVLQNDIEE; encoded by the coding sequence ATGAAAGTACATATTACAAATTTATATGGACAAGCAGCTACAAGTGTTGCTTTAATTGCACAAAATATGGTAGCAGAGATAGCAAAAAATTTAGGTTATCGAGAAATAGGTATCTACAGCTATCCGGTTCATACAGATACTGATGCTGAATTGAGTAAGCGTGTAGATGGAATGCTTGCAGCTGTTTCAAATGGTGATGTGGTTATTGTTCAATCACCAAGTTGGAATTCAACTGAATTTGATGATTATGTTGTTAATAAATTAAAATCTTATAAGGATATCAAAGTTATTCTGTTTATTCATGATATTATTCCTTTGATGTTTAAATCAAATGAATATTTAATTGATAAAACAATTGAAACCTATAACAAAGCTGATTTACTAATTCTACCTTCAAAAAAAATGGAAACAGAACTAAGAAGATGGGGATTAAAGACCAAGAAAATCTTAATCCAACATTTATGGGACCATCCAACACAGCTTTGGTTAGATATACCACCTTATGCCAAAAAGTGTCACTTTACGGGATCTAGTGAGCGTTTTACCTTTGTTAAGGATTGGCGCTACTCTAATCCGCTGTTTTATTATGGTCTTGACCAGTTTGATTACAGTGATTTAAATGTTAGTCATCAAGGTTGGAAATCTGATACAGAGCTATTACAAACATTGGCACATGAAGGTGGTCTTGGCTTAGTCTGGTCACAAAAATCAGATGTTGATTATTATGAATGGAATGCTTCTTATAAATTAAGCACCTATCTCGCCGCAGGACTTCCAGTAATTGTTCAGGATAATTTGTCAAATCACGAGTGGATCAGTAGAAATGGCCTTGGTATGGTCGTTTCATCATTAGAAGAAGCGAATGAAAGACTTGAACAATTGAGTCCTGAAGAGTATCAAGTCATGTGTAAGCATGTGCAGTTTTTTAGACCATTAGTGACGCAAGGTTATTTTTCAAGAAAAGTATTAACAGATGCTGTTTTTGAAGTCTTGCAAAATGATATAGAGGAATAA